The Triticum urartu cultivar G1812 unplaced genomic scaffold, Tu2.1 TuUngrouped_contig_4409, whole genome shotgun sequence genome has a window encoding:
- the LOC125527781 gene encoding trafficking protein particle complex subunit 5-like isoform X1: protein MISVGKTKQYANVLDKPLSRGRQEVSLSAFAFLFSEVVQYNQTQVDNIADLERRLEDAGYAVGARVLELLCHREKGNRRETRLLGILSFIHSTVWKVLFGKVADSLEKGTEHEDEYMISEKELLVNRFISVPKDMGAFNCGAFVAGIVRGVLDNAGFPAVVTAHFVPIEGQQRPRTTILIKFAEEVLRRESRLG, encoded by the exons ATGATCAGTGTTGGGAAGACGAAGCAGTATGCAAACGTTCTTGACAAGCCCCTCAGCCGTGGCAGACAGGAG GTCAGTTTGAGTGCATTCGCATTCTTGTTCTCGGAGGTGGTTCAATACAACCAGACACAAGTTGACAACATTGCTGACCTGGAACGAAG GCTGGAGGACGCTGGTTATGCTGTTGGTGCTAGAGTTCTTGAACTGCTGTGTCACAGGGAGAAG GGGAATAGACGAGAGACTCGACTGCTGGGGATTTTATCATTCATTCACAGCACTGTATGGAAAGTACTGTTCGGAAAG GTGGCTGACTCGCTTGAGAAAGGAACAGAACATGAGGATGAATACATGATTAGTGAAAAGGAGCTTCTTGTTAACCG GTTCATTTCCGTGCCAAAAGACATGGGGGCATTCAACTGTGGAGCTTTTGTTGCAGGGATTGTAAGG GGCGTATTGGACAATGCTGGTTTTCCAGCGGTAGTTACGGCACATTTTGTGCCAATTGAAGGCCAGCAGAGGCCCAGGACAACAATCTTGATTAAATTTGCTGAAGAG GTTTTACGTCGGGAATCAAGACTTGGCTGA
- the LOC125527781 gene encoding trafficking protein particle complex subunit 5-like isoform X2 produces MQTFLTSPSAVADRSLSAFAFLFSEVVQYNQTQVDNIADLERRLEDAGYAVGARVLELLCHREKGNRRETRLLGILSFIHSTVWKVLFGKVADSLEKGTEHEDEYMISEKELLVNRFISVPKDMGAFNCGAFVAGIVRGVLDNAGFPAVVTAHFVPIEGQQRPRTTILIKFAEEVLRRESRLG; encoded by the exons ATGCAAACGTTCTTGACAAGCCCCTCAGCCGTGGCAGACAGGAG TTTGAGTGCATTCGCATTCTTGTTCTCGGAGGTGGTTCAATACAACCAGACACAAGTTGACAACATTGCTGACCTGGAACGAAG GCTGGAGGACGCTGGTTATGCTGTTGGTGCTAGAGTTCTTGAACTGCTGTGTCACAGGGAGAAG GGGAATAGACGAGAGACTCGACTGCTGGGGATTTTATCATTCATTCACAGCACTGTATGGAAAGTACTGTTCGGAAAG GTGGCTGACTCGCTTGAGAAAGGAACAGAACATGAGGATGAATACATGATTAGTGAAAAGGAGCTTCTTGTTAACCG GTTCATTTCCGTGCCAAAAGACATGGGGGCATTCAACTGTGGAGCTTTTGTTGCAGGGATTGTAAGG GGCGTATTGGACAATGCTGGTTTTCCAGCGGTAGTTACGGCACATTTTGTGCCAATTGAAGGCCAGCAGAGGCCCAGGACAACAATCTTGATTAAATTTGCTGAAGAG GTTTTACGTCGGGAATCAAGACTTGGCTGA